One window from the genome of Roseisolibacter agri encodes:
- a CDS encoding lmo0937 family membrane protein, whose protein sequence is MLLTIAIVLFVLWALGFLVFHVAVGAIHLVLALAVLAIIAHFVRRRAPRSTTL, encoded by the coding sequence ATGCTGCTGACCATCGCGATCGTCCTCTTCGTCCTGTGGGCGCTCGGCTTCCTGGTCTTCCACGTCGCCGTCGGCGCCATCCACCTCGTGCTCGCCCTCGCGGTGCTGGCGATCATCGCGCACTTCGTCCGGCGCCGCGCACCGCGATCGACGACGCTCTGA
- a CDS encoding hemolysin family protein, translating to MSGIASEVAIILLLLVLNGVFAMSELAVMTARKIRLEQRAEAGDRGARAALELAHEPTQFLSTVQVGITLIGVLAGAFGGASIAEQLADGFRASATLAPYADALGLTIVVGAITYLSLIIGELVPKRVALTAPERIASVIARPMRMLSRVVSPLVKLLTGSTNLMLRLLGVRAHTDANVTEEEIRALVEQGAESGVLQREEHEVVERVFRLGDRQVSALMTPRPDVDWIDVGEGAAGLRAELALGRRSLLLVCREDVDHVVGFVRAEDLLARCVTGAALDSAALESLAQAPLFVPESMPAFRLLDALRRARQHAAVVLDEFGGVAGVVTLDDVLQDLIGDFPHEQEEEGGALIVRRDDGSWLIDGQTPIADVEGALDIALAEEERPGYQTVGGFVMARLGRLPRPAEQFEWDGHHFEVVAMDGRRVEAVRVARVRDGHPTTPPSTPLE from the coding sequence ATGTCCGGCATCGCGTCAGAAGTCGCCATCATCCTGCTGCTCCTCGTGCTCAACGGCGTGTTCGCGATGTCGGAGCTCGCCGTCATGACCGCGCGGAAGATCCGCCTCGAGCAGCGCGCGGAGGCCGGCGACAGGGGCGCGAGGGCGGCACTCGAGCTGGCGCACGAGCCGACCCAGTTCCTCTCGACCGTGCAGGTCGGGATCACGCTCATCGGCGTCCTGGCGGGCGCGTTCGGCGGCGCGAGCATCGCCGAGCAGCTGGCGGACGGCTTCCGCGCGTCGGCCACGCTGGCGCCGTACGCGGACGCGCTGGGCCTCACGATCGTGGTCGGGGCGATCACGTACCTGTCGCTGATCATCGGCGAGCTGGTGCCGAAGCGCGTGGCGCTCACGGCGCCGGAGCGCATCGCCTCGGTCATCGCGCGGCCGATGCGCATGCTCTCGCGCGTGGTCTCCCCGCTCGTCAAGCTGCTGACCGGGTCGACCAACCTGATGCTCCGCCTGCTCGGCGTCCGCGCGCACACGGACGCCAACGTCACCGAGGAGGAGATCCGCGCGCTCGTCGAGCAGGGCGCGGAGAGCGGCGTCCTGCAGCGCGAGGAGCACGAGGTGGTGGAGCGCGTCTTCCGACTCGGCGACCGGCAGGTGAGCGCGCTCATGACGCCGCGTCCCGACGTGGACTGGATCGACGTCGGCGAGGGCGCGGCGGGGCTCCGCGCGGAGCTGGCGCTCGGCCGGCGCTCGCTGCTGCTCGTCTGCCGGGAGGACGTCGACCACGTCGTCGGCTTCGTGCGTGCCGAGGACCTGCTCGCGCGCTGCGTGACCGGTGCCGCGCTCGACAGCGCGGCGCTGGAGTCGCTGGCGCAGGCGCCGCTCTTCGTGCCGGAGTCGATGCCGGCGTTCCGGCTGCTCGACGCGCTCCGGCGCGCGCGGCAGCACGCGGCCGTGGTGCTCGACGAGTTCGGCGGCGTCGCGGGCGTGGTGACGCTCGACGACGTGCTGCAGGACCTGATCGGCGACTTCCCGCACGAGCAGGAGGAGGAAGGCGGTGCGCTGATCGTCCGGCGGGACGACGGGAGCTGGCTCATCGACGGCCAGACGCCGATCGCCGACGTCGAGGGGGCACTCGACATCGCCCTCGCGGAGGAGGAGCGCCCCGGCTACCAGACCGTCGGCGGCTTCGTGATGGCCCGCCTCGGCCGGCTGCCGCGCCCCGCCGAGCAGTTCGAGTGGGACGGCCACCACTTCGAGGTCGTCGCCATGGACGGTCGACGGGTGGAGGCGGTGCGCGTCGCCCGCGTGCGCGACGGCCATCCGACGACGCCGCCCTCGACGCCGCTGGAGTAA
- a CDS encoding dienelactone hydrolase family protein, which translates to MRTTLGVTAVVAAVGIGFAAGRVRPALAVDEHAGHEIGASVTPVRESVRETQPAAGIPASGATAADRIARSPRHGEWVAIRVNATDSVMAWVVYPERRDRAPVVIAIHENTGINTWTRSVADQLAADGFIAIAPDLTTMFRTDDLKADPAPDAGRAAIGKVTPAIGNAILDAVAKYGMALPAALPKYGIVGFCWGGGRSFLHATHAPGLGASVVYYGSPPSADAMAAIKAPVLGLYGGNDARINATIPATDSAMKALGKSYAYQIFDGAGHGFLRAQDSNPANAAAAQQAWPRTIAFLKAQLGK; encoded by the coding sequence ATGCGCACGACGCTCGGAGTGACGGCGGTGGTGGCGGCGGTCGGGATCGGCTTCGCGGCGGGGCGCGTCCGCCCCGCGCTGGCGGTCGACGAGCATGCGGGGCACGAGATCGGGGCGTCGGTCACGCCCGTGCGCGAGTCCGTGCGCGAGACCCAGCCGGCCGCCGGCATCCCCGCGTCGGGCGCGACCGCCGCGGACCGCATCGCGCGCTCGCCGCGCCACGGCGAGTGGGTCGCGATTCGGGTCAACGCGACGGACAGCGTGATGGCCTGGGTGGTCTACCCGGAGCGGCGCGACAGGGCGCCGGTCGTCATCGCGATCCACGAGAACACGGGCATCAACACGTGGACGCGGTCGGTCGCCGATCAGCTCGCGGCCGACGGCTTCATCGCCATCGCGCCGGACCTGACGACGATGTTCCGCACGGACGACCTGAAGGCGGATCCCGCGCCCGACGCGGGTCGCGCCGCGATCGGCAAGGTCACGCCCGCGATCGGCAACGCGATCCTCGACGCCGTCGCGAAATACGGCATGGCGCTCCCCGCCGCGCTCCCGAAGTACGGCATCGTCGGGTTCTGCTGGGGCGGCGGGCGCTCCTTCCTGCACGCGACGCACGCGCCCGGCCTCGGCGCGTCGGTCGTCTATTACGGGTCGCCGCCGTCGGCCGACGCGATGGCGGCGATCAAGGCCCCGGTGCTCGGCCTCTACGGCGGCAACGACGCGCGCATCAACGCGACGATCCCGGCCACCGACTCGGCGATGAAGGCGCTCGGGAAGTCGTACGCGTACCAGATCTTCGACGGCGCGGGCCACGGGTTCCTGCGCGCGCAGGACTCCAACCCGGCGAACGCCGCCGCGGCGCAGCAGGCGTGGCCGCGCACCATCGCGTTCCTGAAGGCGCAGCTGGGGAAGTGA